ACCGCGCGCTGTGTGAAGCCGCTGGTGAAACCGGACCGCTGCACCGCTGCTCCATCTACCAGAACGATGAGGCTGGTAAGAAGCTGCGCGCTATGTTGGCAATGGGTGCAAGCAAGCCCTGGCCGGATGCTATGGAAGCGCTCACCGGTCAGCGCGACCTGGATGCTTCCGCCATTATCGATTACTTCCAGCCGCTGATGGCGTACCTGGAAGAGCAGAACCAAGGGCGTCAGTGCGGTTGGTAATCTGAGTTTTTAGTTTGTCGGTATTAGAAAAAGGGGCTTAGCCCCTTTTTCTGTTTTATGCTCACGTGAATTAGAACTCTTGAATATTATTAGTTGTGAGGCTCAGTTATTAGTGGACTGGGGGTTGCTCTTCCTCTGAATCCAGGAAGCTGGCAGCAGCATTTAAAAATGCTTCCAGTGGGGGGTGCAGAGACCCGGTGCCGACTTGGTAGCGGTTCATGCTTTTGTGGGCCAGGCCGGAGTTGATGGTTGGTGTCGTACCGGTTCTAATGATTTTTAGCAGGTCAAAACCAAATGGTGCGCCTCTACCCTCAATGCCTGGAGTAACGACAAAGTCGCTCTCAGAGTGACACACATCATACATTTTCAGTATGTTGTCGATGTTGTCTTGGTATGTTCCTGAGAATGTTCTGTGGATGCCGCCAAATCCCATAGTTTCTGTGATAGCGCTGTCTCCCATATCCCGGTTGACATCTGCGGGTGTGATTCCTGGCATTAACAGTCCGTGGCCAACCCCGGCCAAACCGGTAAACCAGGCCTTGTCCAACCCTGAAACTTGAATACCAAATTCCGTCCCATTGCGAGCCATGGTTGTGATAATACTGCTGTGAGGAATACCGCTGCCGGCATCGGAAATAACTTTGCAAGTGGCCATGATCGGATTTAACGGGAATGTCTCATCCTTGTAGATTTGGTTGGTAATCCTTTCAATATCTTTTCGCTTTTTACTGGCCCGAATAACTCCTGGCATTAAAATTCTGGAGAAAATAAGTGTGGCGGCATTAGTCATTACATGGCAGTCGTCTCCCATAAGGAGACTCCGGCCAATTATAGGTACAAAATCAATTCCGCCTTCATCTTGGATTGCTTGATTCAGTACGGGGGCAATTTCGTCCTCTATCCAACGAAGGTAATCGATGGCCTCTTTGTCATACACGCCAAAGCGAATAGAGCTACCGCGGTAATCGGCGCGATCATCACTAAGGTTGGAATAAGCCCGATTGCCGGATAGCTTATCTTCGACAATATACACAGACATTGAATGGGTAATAATGCCAGCCATGGGCCCGACGGCATTGTGGTTATGGCAGGGCTCAAGATCAACTCGGCCTTCCTCCATAACCCGCTCCGCTTCAGCTTTATTTTTAGCCAGGCCTTCATAAATCAGACCGGCAATGATTGCGCCTTTTAACGGTCCAGATGCCCGCTGCCAGGTTATTGGGGGGCCGGCATGCAGGACTAAATTTTTTCGCATTCCAGGGATGTTGTTACTGGCTTTGCCTATCCCAATCAAAATCGGCACAGCCTGCTTCATGCGCTTAATGGATTCGTCATTCGCTTGCTGATTGAGAGCTTGGAACTCAGGGGTTGCCAGTTTATGGAGGATTTCTTCGGTGCTGGGCCTGAATTCAATATCTGTTCTCATCCCTACTCCCCTGAATTTAATAACTCAGCATATTGTTCAGTAACGATGTTCATATTGCGCAGCATCAGATCAGTGGTGCCGGTGATTACCTGTATTTGGCGTGTTTCAGATATTTTCATGTCTCCCTCAAACCCTCGGCTGGCGTAACTCAGGTGGTCTTTTGCTTTGCGTAGATTGTCATTGATCTCTGGCGTATTGAGGGGGCTCTCCAATAGTTGGTTCAGTCGGTTGGAGTATTCGGAGAGATCTTCTTGCAATCCGGTTTCGGCATCATCCAAGGATACTTCCCAAAGTTTAGCAGCGTAGTTCTTGGCGATTCTCTGCGAAAGCATACGCTGGCGGCCGGCGATATTAATGAGCTCGGCGCTGTTGTGATTGGCGACTTGTTGGAGTTGGACCACATAGGTGTGGGCAGCAGAAAGAAGGGAGTTGCTGCGCTTAAATAATTCGCTGGCGCTTTGTTTATTGACGGGTTGTGAGGCGACAGACTCAAACGCTTTCCATTCTCTTTCAACTTTAACAAGTTGATCCCTGATCTTTTCTGCGCCATGAAAATTATTTAGTTTCTCGTGATTCTTTTTAAATTCGTGAATTGATCGGGCAAATACCTTTTCGTGGCGCTCTGCATCCGGTTGAATCCCGCGCAAGATATAAGTCTGGGTGATGCGTTGGGATAGCATTCTTTGTCGACCAGCCGTATTGATGGCGTCTCCCATAGAGAAGGCTGCGACATCCAGGCTTAAAATTAACAAGATAAATACTGCTGACAACTTCATGATTTTACTCTTGTAGTTTGACTTACTTCACAATTTAAGTGGGTTTTATGTTTGCAATGCATGCGTGAGCCCTCTCGGTTAATGAGAGGTTGCAGGGGTATTACGGAGTTATTCAGAGATCCTTGAGTAACAGTGATGTGAGCTTATAGGGGCTGCTTTCTGAATAAGGCGATTTTGAACAATATTGATAAGTTAAACAAATAAGCTCCAAATTCCATTGATTGAGCAAAAATAAATAATTTAAATACGTTGTTAGGAAATATGATTTTGCAAACTCATCTGGTTTTAGGATTTGACGTTCCTTATATCAAATTTAAGGATGGAGATATCTAACCCTTTTTTTCGGTGTTAACGCTTTGGTGGTATTTGGATTGGGGGTGAGGGGGAGTTTTCTGGTGAGTGGATTGTTGTGGGGTTAATGGAGGCTTAGGTGAGGAGGATAATAGCTGGAAATAAAAAAGGCCCTACCAGGGGTAGAGCCTTCTTCTCATCAGATCTAAGGTGACTTAGAACTGGTAATTCAGAGCCAAGCTGAACAGGTAAGCTTCGGTCTTGGTGGTGCCACCATCGAAGTAGGTAATCAGGGTGTCGCTGATGTTGTTAGCTTCCTGGATAACTTCGTCATCACCCCAGATGTAGGCGAAAGCACCATCAACGGTAAGTTTGTCAGTCAGTGAGTAGGTACCGCCAACAGTCAGCCACTGGCGATCAGTGTCAGGAATAGACAGGGTACGCCAGGTAATCGGGAGATCTTCATCTACCAGCTCTGAGAGCTCTTCAGTTTCTTCGCGGTTTAAGCCGTCACGGGCTGCGCCTTGGTCGTAAGCGTAACCAAAGCGGAAGGTCCACTCGTCATTGCGGTAGTATTCACCACCGATGCTGAAGCGAGAACCGCTCTGGAAGTTTTCTTCTTTCAGCAGAAGCGGGTTGTACTCTTCACCAGCGGAGGGGATAAAGGCTTCGAGGCGCTCGAAACGGTCCCAGTTGGTCCACATGTAGCCTACCGCCACACCCCAGTTATTGTTGAAGCGGTGGTAGAAGCCCAGCTCCAGGGTGTCAGGCAGGTTCAGGGTCAGGTTGCCGGAAGTATCGTCAAATGAATCCAGCGGGCTCGGAGCGATGTCGGAGCTTACTTCACCCTTAATTTTGGGGTCGTACTTAGCGTGGTAAGAAATACCTGCGCGAGTGTTGTCGCTGATGCGCCACAGGCCGCCGATGGTCCAGCTCAGGTCCCAGGCATCCCCTTTTACGTCCAACACGGTGGCGCCGGCGGGGTTAAATCCTAAGACGGGTTCTACAACGTCACCGATCAGGAAGTCATCGGGGAAGGTGGTGTTCAGTTCTGCATCAACGTAGAAAATATTCGCTGCCAGGCCAATGCTGAATTGATCGTTAAAATCGTAAGCAACAGATGGCTGGATGTTTACGGTCAGCAGAGAGGTTTTGTTGGCGATTGTAGTTGCAGGGAAGTTATCCGGGAAATCAGTTTCCAGGCCAAAGTCGGTGTACATGGCAAGGCCCCAGGACCACTCATCATTGATGGGGGCGGCCAGGTAGCCGTTGGGGATTACCGCGCTGGTGGCGTAGTCTTTGGCGCTCGCGGGAGTTTCGAATCCCAGGTAGCCAGTTTCCTCACTGCCGACGTAGTAGGTGACATCACCATCAACATCGATTTCGGGGTCAACGTAAGTCGCACCAAGAGAAATGGTGTAAGTATTGAATAGTGCTGAACCGGCTGGGTTGCGCGCCAGAATTGCAGCGTTGTCGCCGATAGTATTTTCGGCAGCAAATGCGCGGCCAAGGCCTGTTGCACTGGTTTCCTGCAAGTAGAAACCTGCAGCCATAGCGCCTTGGGAAACGGAGCTGATAGCTGCGGCCAGAACTGCGTGTCGCAGGTATTTTTTATTCATGAGAACCCATCTCTAAGTCTGCTGATTACTGAAAGCCATAAACAGGTTGGAAAAAACTCTGCCATGGCAGGAAGGCCTTTAGACTTATATAAGTACCTTCCACTTCCGTAGCAAATCCCTTACTAAAAAGTCTAGCAATACGTCATTGCCCTAGTGAGGGAGAGGAGTGACTTTATAAAGACAATGGGGACAAAAATCTATCCAAGTCGACGGATTTTTTTTCATCAGTCGAAAATGTGGCCATTTATTGGCTGGCAGCGACTTTTTCGCCGTTGATGGATAAATTTGTCAGGTTGATTTGATACCTTTTGCCATTTTCTTCTCTTTGGATAAGTTTCACCAAAGCGTAGTTCCATTGCGGTGCGATCCAGACAGTTGTCTCTCTTCCTGAGTCTTTATCTCTCACTCGAGCGACTTTAATTGTCTCCACCGGACCCAGAGGTGTTTTTAGGGTTTCAGTGCCAACTTGACTGAATTTGTAATCGCGAATTTTTTTGCCGTCGGCAACTTTGTATTGAAGGTCTGTTTTTCCAGCGGCGACATCGAGTGCTAGTTGGATTTGATAGCTCACCTTGTCAAGAATATTAGGTGGGGCGTCTTTGAGATCTCGCTCCGGATTATGGACGTTAAAGATCATACCTTTTGACGGTTCGAAATTAAGCACCGTGGCGCGATTTCGACCAAGGCCTTTGCGGCGATATTCGTAATGTTGGGGGGTGATATGGCCATCCTGGCTGGTAAAGCGAGAGTACTCTTTAATGCTGGCAAAAAGGGCGCTGCTATCGAAGTCCAGGCGCCAATTGCCGTCCTGTCCGGACAATTCCCGAGTGGCGGTAATGCTGATCCCATTAAATCGGGCGGCGTAGGTGGCTTTGAAAGGTTCCAGCTCAGCAGCAATTGCCTGGCCGGTAATTAAAAAAAGAAACAGAGAGGTAGCAAAAAGGCGCACTGTGATATCCCACAAAAAACTGAACCCTTTTGAATACTAGCTGGCGAGGCGCGCAAAGTACATTGAAGGACTTTTACCCCGCCAGCTATCAAGGGCTGGTTTTATGCGGAAACCTGAACCCCGTGGTGAGGTAGTAATTTACCATCCAGCTGAACTCGATCATCCGCCATTTGCAGGCGTTGCTGAGCAAACCAGGTAACCGCCATGGGGTAAATGATGTGCTCTTGAACCTGCACTCGCTTGGCCAGTAGCTCTGGAGTGTCTCCCTCTTTAATAGGAACAATGGCCTGGACGATAGGTGGCCCGCCATCGAGTTCCTCGGTGACAAAATGCACGGTTACTCCGTGTTCTTTGTCACCGGCTTCCAGTGCCCGCTTATGGGTATGTAGGCCCTGGTACTTCGGCAGTAAGGAGGGGTGAATGTTGATCAGGCGGCCGTTGTAGTGGCGCACAAAGTCGGGTGTCAAAATACGCATAAACCCAGCCAGTACAACCAAATCTGGTTTGCACTTGTCGATCTCTTCGATCAAGGCGTGATCGAAGGTTTCTCTGCTGGAGAAATCCCGGTGATCCACCACAGAGGTGGGAACGCCTGCCTGTTCTGCGCGAGTCAGCCCATAGGCATCTGCCTTATTGCTGACAACTGCAGTCACGGAAAAAGGCGCGTCCTCTTGTGCGGCGGCATCCAGCAGAGCCTGCAGGTTGCTGCCACTACCGGAGATTAATACGGCAACTCTACAAGACATTACAGCCCCGCCAGCTCTACTGCTTCCGCCCCTTCTTTGGCATCTTCGATAGTGCCAACGACAAAGGCGTCTTCGCCCATTTGCTTGAGAGCGGATAGTGCCGACTCGGATTGCTCTGCAGGCACGCAAATAACCATGCCAACACCGCAGTTAAACGTGCGGTACATTTCGCGGCTATCGATATTGCCTGCATCACGCAGCCAATTAAATACAGGAGGCATTTCCCAGCTGGTGACATCAATACGCGCGCTGCAGCCTTCGGGCAGTACGCGGGGCAGGTTTTCCAGTAAGCCGCCGCCAGTGATATGGCTTAGCGCATTCACCTGGAAGCTCTTCATTAATTGCAGCAGGTTTTTAACGTAAATACGGGTCGGGGCCATCAACGCTTTGGCCAGGGTTTCACCGCCGATGTCCTGCTGGAGATCGGCACCGCTGACTTCTAGAACCTTGCGGATCAGGGAGTAGCCATTGGAGTGGGGGCCACTGGAGGCCAGGCCGATCAATACGTCGCCAGCTTTAACTTTGCTGCCGTCGATGATTTCAGATTTTTCTACGACACCGGTGCAGAAGCCTGCCAGGTCATAATCGTCGCCTTCGTACATGCCGGGCATTTCGGCGGTCTCGCCGCCGACCAGTGCGCAGCCTGACAGCTCACAGCCTTTGCCAATGCCGGTAACTACTTCTGCAGCAATATCGACATTGAGTTTGCCGGTTGCGTAATAGTCGAGGAAGAAGAGGGGTTCAGCTCCTGCTACGATCAGGTCATTCACACACATGGCGACAAGATCGATACCGATGCTGTCGTGAATGCCCAAGTCCATTGCCAGGCGTAACTTGGTACCTACACCGTCGGTGCCGGAAACCAAAACCGGCTCTTTATAGCCGCTTGGAAGTTCACACAGGGCGCCGAATCCGCCCAGTCCGCCCATTACCTCGGGGCGGGATGTGCGTTTGGCGACATTTTTGATGCGCTCTACCAGTGCATTACCTGCGTCGATATCGACACCGGCATCTTTATAAGAGAGGGATGTTTGCGTAGATTGCGGCTTGGAATCGCTCATGATTCTTCCTGCGGTGGGTATTCGAAGGGCGCGTATTCTATCTGGGTCTTGCCTCGGGAGCCACGCCCAGACGGCATCTCGAAGGGGGATTTCGGCATTTTCTCACCATTTGAACTGTGAAATCACTCCGATAGTGAGAACTCGGGGCTGAGAGAAACGTCTGACGCTGATACAATAGCCGCAATTTTTAGTCCGCCCTAAAATCTGGCGTCTTGCACATCGATAATAATTTCTGCAAGCTCAGGGGCGGAAAATAAGAGGTTTGGAGAGAAGTCCTATGCACAAGCTGCTCCGGCAGGGATTGGTGTTGCAGTTGCTGGCTCTGATCATCAGTGTTCTAGCCCTACCGGTCCAAGCTCGAGTCATCTCGGATTTGTACGAAGTTGTCGAGGCTGTGTCGAGTCGCGGAGCCACGGATCGTGCAGCAGCCGGAAGTCGCGGCCTGGAACGGGTGTTCGTACGTGTTACGGGAGATGCCGCTGTCGGTAGTAACCCAAATGTGCAGCCGATATTAAAAAATGCACAGCAGTTTGTTCAAGGGTATCGCTATACCCGTGAGGACAATCAGCTCTACTTGCACCTTTCCTTTGATCCCCAAGCGATCTCCCGGCAAGTTAATCAAATGAACTTGCCCATGTGGCCTAACAATCGCCCCGGCACTTTGGTGTGGCTTGCAGTAGATACCCTGCAAGAGGGCCGCAGTGCTCTGAGTGAAGAAGCGACCCCGGAGCTCTTCTCTGTACTTGAGGCAATGGCTATCGAGCGCGGTGTCCCCCTGGATTTCCCGGTAATGGATCTCAATGACCAGCGCAATATGCCTTTGGGAGCTCTCTGGGCCCAGGATGAGCAGGCAGCTGAGAAGGCGGGCTTTCGCTATAGCCCCGATGCCACTTTGATGGGCCGGGTGCTTCAAGCTTCGGGCCATCGCTGGCAGGCAGATTGGTTGCTAATTCACGGCGGTCGCAGCTATGCCTTCGATACTGCCGGAGGTTCGCTGGAAGAGGTCGCTCTGCGCGGCGTTAACCAACTGGCCAATATTCTCGCTCAGCGCTATGCGGTGTCCCCGAATGGCCAGGACAATCAGTTAGGCGCGGTGATTGTTGAGTTGTCTGGTATCGACAGTTTTGCTGATTATGCCAAGGCATCTGGTTATCTACAGGGGTTGGCACAGGTCAGCAGTGCTAACCTGCTCTCTGTTGAAGGGGACCGAATGCGCCTGGCACTGGTCACTTCGGCAGGGTTGAGCAATTTGCGTGATACCCTGGCTCTAAACCATAAATTGCGAGCACAAGCGGACGGAGACGCCATTAACCTGAATGGATACCGTTCACCCTTGGGCAGCGCTGAGAATCCGTTGCGCTATCACTGGGATTGAGATGAGTATTCCGCAACAATTGCCGCTGGGGGTATCCCTGCGGGATGACGCCACTTTTGATAACTTCTACCTGTCGGATTCAGATCCAAATCGACAGGTAGTTGCCCTGCTGCAGTCTTTTGCCAGTGGCGAGAATCCCGAGTCTGTAATTTACATTTGGGGTGAGGCGGGTAGTGGTATTAGCCACTTGCTTCAGTCTGCTTGTCAGTGCGCAGAGGCCAATGGTCGCTCTTTCCATTATCTCCCTCTCGCAGACCTAATGAATATGGACCCGGCTGTTATTCTCGACGGACTCGAACGCCTGGACCTTGTCTGTATAGATGACGTTCATTTGTTGGAGGGGCAGCCCGAGTGGCAGACCGCTATTTTCCATCTCTATAACCGAGTTAAGGATGGCGGCAGGCAATTATTAATGGGGGCTCGCAAGTCACCCCGCGGTATGGATATTGCCCTGGCTGATCTGCAGTCACGCCTGCACTGGTCCCTGGTGTTCCAGCTCAAAACCCTGAATGACAGCGATAAAGTTGCCGCCCTGCGCCGTCGCAGCCGTCTGCGCGGTTTTGACCTGCCGGAAGATGTGGCCCAGTACATATTGCACCGCGCCCCGAGGGATACTCGAGCACTCTTTCTGTGTCTGGAGGAGCTGGACCGGGCTTCACTTATGGCTAAGCGTAAAATCACCATTCCTTTTGTTAAGCAGGTTTTGGATATCTGACCCCAGCATTGGACTCTGGCCGACCTGCTTTAGCCTCCTGAGCTCATTTGGGCTCCTCTGTCTCGTGTTATAGCGACACTTGACGCTTTTTCCGTCTAATATGGTTTGTGTTTACTCACTTCACCTTCCCTATCTGCTCCTGCGCCATCTCCTTCACCTGTGTATTTCCGTGTGAAATCTGCTCTACTCACGATACCAATTTGAGGCAGCGAGTGGGTTTATGGTGAGTCTTGCCCCTGTTTGCTCCCAAATATCTCTGGTTGAGGGCAGCGTTATGCCAAACATTCATAAAATCCTGTATGTCAGCCATGCTGCTGAGGATGAAAGCAGCGGACTCATGCAGGCTTTTGCAGTGGCGCGCAATCATCAGGCGGAGATTAAGGTTTTACTGGTCTGTCCGAAGGTGCCGGAGGGGTTTGAGGAGTTTAGTCGGCTCTGTGTGAGGACAATGCTTGATAGGGTCAGGAGTGAAATTGAGTCGGCCCGCGTACATATGGAGTTATCGGCGGAAAGGACCAATTTGGAGATTGAGTCAGATTGTGGTGCCCGACCTGCCGAGCGGGTGATCCGCCGGGTATTGGCTGAGGGCTATGACCTGGTGATCAAGAATGTTGAGGGTCGCAGCCAGCTTAAGGGCTTCAAGGCAATGGATATGGATCTGCTGCGAAAGTGTCCCTGCCCGGTATGGCTGTGCCGCCCAATCAAGGAACATCGCAACAAGATTCAGGTGGCTGTAGCTCTCGACCCTGAATGCGAGGATGGCAGCACTTATGACTTGGCGATCCGGTTGCTGCGTTGGTCGCGAGTACTCGCTGACAGTTGCAGTGGGGTGTTGAACGTTATTTCCTGTTGGGACTTCGATATCGATGAATACTTGCGGCGCCATTTTCCCTTGAGCGCTTCTGAGGAAGAGTTGGATGAGGCCACTGAATCAGCGCGGGCCCAACACCGATCAAAGCTCGATGTATTGATACGTGCATCCGGAATTGAGGGGGAAATACGTATTCACCATGTGGTTGCCCATCCAGATAACTTTATTCCATTGCTGATTGATGAAGAAGGTCTCGACTTGCTGGTTATGGGCACTGTTGGACGGGCGGGTATTCCCGGTTTCATTATGGGGAATACTGCAGAGAATATATTGCAGAAGGTCAGTTGCTCCCTGCTGGCTCTGAAGCCCAGTGACTTTGTATCGCCGATAAAATAGTTGTGAATTATGGGTCTAATTCAGCTTGGCCCCTGCGCTGATCGCTCTATCGGAATTCTCTGCTGCGGGAGTTGAGGTGATCCTGATACCGGGACAAAATTACAGCTAAGAATTCGGGAGAAATATAATGATTAAGACTATTGCCAAATGGTTTGGCGGCTTATTTTTCGTGGGGGTTTTGGCAGTTTCTGCTTTTGCTATTAATGCAGTTTATTTCAAGCCTTGGTCTATAGATGTATTTTTTGAGCGTGTCTTTATAAAAATCGGCAGTAGCAGTCCGGAAATCCTTTCACAAATTAGAATTTTGGAACAATTTGGAATTGATGGACACAATGCGCATCTCGATGATTTGTCTGAAGAAGAGCAGTTGCGTGTTATTGAAATGATGAAGAGCGAGCTGGCGGTATTGCGCAGCTATGATCGCGAAAGTTTGGAAGGGCAGCAGGCCATTTCCTATGATGTGTTAGAGCATCTTCTCAGTATAAAGACGGAAGTTGAACGCTGGAGGCACCATGATTACCCGCTTAACCAAATGTCGGGTGAGCAGAATAGGTTGCCGGAGTTTCTCGCTGAAGTACATCAGATCAACAATGTAAAAGAAGCTGATTATTACTTGTCTCGTCTGGGAGAGGTCGGACGTAAGTTTGATCAATTGCTGGATGGTCTGAAGATAAGGGAAGAGAAAGATATCCTGCCCCCGCGCTTTGTTGTCGATAGTGTTTTAGAGGAAATGCAGGGTTTTATCGCCGCGCCGGTAAAAGAAAATATACTTTATACCTCATTACTGGAGCGACTTAACAAAATTGAAAAGCTGGATAAACAGGAGCGGGAAGGTATTCTCAGCCAAGCTGAGTTGCTGATTGGTACAGAAGTTTACGCCGCGTATCAAGGGCTAATCGATTATTTCAGTACTCTCCGGTTAAAAGTTGGAGAGAACAATGGTGTTTGGGCATTGCCGGATGGGGATGCCTACTATGTCTATCAAGTACGCAACTTTACCAGTACAGATATTGCACCGGAGGAACTCCATCGTATTGGATTGGAAGAGGTTGCAAGAATTGAAACGGAAATGAATGAAATTTTTTCATCCGTTGGTAGAACCAGTGGCACTATTAGCGAACGTTTTTCTGCACTGAATAATGATCCCCAGTTTCTTTATGAGGATTCAGATTTAGGACGAGAGAAAATTATTGCCGATTACCAGGTAATGATTGATGAAATTGATGCGGGCCTGGGTGACTATTTTGATTTAAAACCCAAAATGGGTGTTGAGGTGCGCCGAGTCCCAGAGTTTAAAGAGCAAGGTTCTGCGGGAGCCTACTACAATCCTCCAGCAATGGACGGGTCTCGCCCCGGGGTATTTTATGCAAATTTGCGGGATGTTCATGAAACCAAAAAGTTTGGAATGCGTACCTTGGCTTACCATGAAGCGGTGCCTGGGCATCACTTCCAGTTGGCAATTGCACAAGAGCTAAAAGGTGTGCCGACTTTCCGTAAAATGGGGTTGTTTAATGCTTACTCGGAAGGGTGGGCACTGTACTCTGAGAAGCTTGCTAAAGAAGCCGGTTTCCAGGAAAACCCCTACGATGATTTGGGTCGGTTGCAGGCGGAAATGTTCCGGGCTGTGCGGTTGGTCGTGGATACTGGAATACACTATAAGCGCTGGAGTCGTGAGCAAGCGATTGAGTATATGCTGGAAAAGACCGGTATGACTGAGTCTGAAGTCACCACCGAGATCGAGCGATATATGGTTTGGCCCGGCCAGGCACTGGCCTACAAAACCGGTATGCTGAAGATTCTTGAGTTGCGTGAACGCGCTAAAGAAGCGCTTGGTAGCCAGTTTGATATCCGCCAGTTCCACAATGTAGTTCTCACCAATGGCGCTTTGCCATTGGCAGTGTTGGAGCAGCAGGTAGATCAGTGGATAGCAACCAACAAGAGTTAGGATTCACTTTTGCAGAGTATTCGGCTATAGGATCGTCAAAAGAGTAACTTAAAAGTTTGAGCATCTTTACCGCTAGAAAGGGTGAAGGTGCTCGGATTATGTGGTTTTAGTAACTAAAAAGGGAGAAGGGAAGAATACACCGCGCTTAGGACCCTATGAGGCATGGATGCCGATTAAGAGCTTACAGGGATGTATTCACAGCGTGTCTCGAGTGCGGTGTATTCTTTCCTTCCACCCCAGTAGTAAGAGTAGTACTTGTAAGGGGTTGGTAAGTGCCGAAGTCAAAAGCTATTACGATAGATGATGGGTTTTCTAGAGTTAAATTTCTAATAGGAAGAACTCCCGAAACAACGGATGAGGAAGCTAAAGATGCATTTGCCTTATTGTCCGAGTATAGGGATGGTGGAATATACGTAGCCCACTATTCAGGGAATAGCGAGTGGGAAAGACACACCAATGGAGATGAGTTTGTTCAAGTTATAGGTGGGGAAACAGCTCTAATTCTTCTCGTTAACGGTGATGAGAAGCGGAACGAATTATCAGCCGGGCAAATATTGGTAATACCAAAAGGTATCTGGCACCGATTTGAAACACCTAGCGAAGTAAAAGTTATGACTATCACCCCGCAGCCAACTGAGCACAGTATCACTAAGCCATGCGATACTTAAGAAATAGGATCATTCTACATGCTGCAGCGGTTTGCAGTACAAGAGTGCGTGCTGTTAGCTGGGGCTTTCAACCTTGAGCTATAGGGTTCTAAAAATGCAGGTAAACCAAGTATATCGCTTGTCCTCGTGTATATTTGGCTCTCGAATTGTTAGGTGTTCACTAATAGCTCAAACAAAAAAGGCCACAGATAGTGGCCTTTTTTAATTCTGTTTTAACCTTTTAGTTATACTTTTGGAGTTCTGGTGTTTGCTATCCACTCGTCAATAATTTCCTCCAGGGCATCCAGTGGTACTGGGCCGTTGGCCAGAACTGCATTGTGGAATTGGCGAATATCAAACTTTTCTCCCAGTTCTTTTTTGGCTTTCTCGCGGAGCTGTAAAATTTTGAGCATGCCAATTTTGTAGGCTGTTGCCTGGCCGGGTAATACGATATAGCGCTCGACTGCTTTAATCACATCCCCCTCAGGATTAGGGGTGTTTTCCATCAGGTATTGTATGGCTTGTTCTCGGGTCCACTTCTTAGTGTGAATTCCGGTATCGACTACAAGGCGTCCTGCTCGCCACAACTCCATGGCGAGGCGCCCAAAATCTGAGTAGGGGTCTTGGTAGAGTCCCATCTCTTTTGGCACCATTTCAGAGTAAAGGCCCCAACCCTCGGTATAGGCGGTATAGTGACCATATTTGCGGAATTTAGGGATATCCTGTAATT
This DNA window, taken from Microbulbifer sp. MKSA007, encodes the following:
- a CDS encoding cupin domain-containing protein, which translates into the protein MPKSKAITIDDGFSRVKFLIGRTPETTDEEAKDAFALLSEYRDGGIYVAHYSGNSEWERHTNGDEFVQVIGGETALILLVNGDEKRNELSAGQILVIPKGIWHRFETPSEVKVMTITPQPTEHSITKPCDT
- a CDS encoding DUF2066 domain-containing protein, with protein sequence MHKLLRQGLVLQLLALIISVLALPVQARVISDLYEVVEAVSSRGATDRAAAGSRGLERVFVRVTGDAAVGSNPNVQPILKNAQQFVQGYRYTREDNQLYLHLSFDPQAISRQVNQMNLPMWPNNRPGTLVWLAVDTLQEGRSALSEEATPELFSVLEAMAIERGVPLDFPVMDLNDQRNMPLGALWAQDEQAAEKAGFRYSPDATLMGRVLQASGHRWQADWLLIHGGRSYAFDTAGGSLEEVALRGVNQLANILAQRYAVSPNGQDNQLGAVIVELSGIDSFADYAKASGYLQGLAQVSSANLLSVEGDRMRLALVTSAGLSNLRDTLALNHKLRAQADGDAINLNGYRSPLGSAENPLRYHWD
- the hda gene encoding DnaA regulatory inactivator Hda; translation: MSIPQQLPLGVSLRDDATFDNFYLSDSDPNRQVVALLQSFASGENPESVIYIWGEAGSGISHLLQSACQCAEANGRSFHYLPLADLMNMDPAVILDGLERLDLVCIDDVHLLEGQPEWQTAIFHLYNRVKDGGRQLLMGARKSPRGMDIALADLQSRLHWSLVFQLKTLNDSDKVAALRRRSRLRGFDLPEDVAQYILHRAPRDTRALFLCLEELDRASLMAKRKITIPFVKQVLDI
- a CDS encoding universal stress protein, producing the protein MPNIHKILYVSHAAEDESSGLMQAFAVARNHQAEIKVLLVCPKVPEGFEEFSRLCVRTMLDRVRSEIESARVHMELSAERTNLEIESDCGARPAERVIRRVLAEGYDLVIKNVEGRSQLKGFKAMDMDLLRKCPCPVWLCRPIKEHRNKIQVAVALDPECEDGSTYDLAIRLLRWSRVLADSCSGVLNVISCWDFDIDEYLRRHFPLSASEEELDEATESARAQHRSKLDVLIRASGIEGEIRIHHVVAHPDNFIPLLIDEEGLDLLVMGTVGRAGIPGFIMGNTAENILQKVSCSLLALKPSDFVSPIK
- a CDS encoding DUF885 domain-containing protein, whose translation is MIKTIAKWFGGLFFVGVLAVSAFAINAVYFKPWSIDVFFERVFIKIGSSSPEILSQIRILEQFGIDGHNAHLDDLSEEEQLRVIEMMKSELAVLRSYDRESLEGQQAISYDVLEHLLSIKTEVERWRHHDYPLNQMSGEQNRLPEFLAEVHQINNVKEADYYLSRLGEVGRKFDQLLDGLKIREEKDILPPRFVVDSVLEEMQGFIAAPVKENILYTSLLERLNKIEKLDKQEREGILSQAELLIGTEVYAAYQGLIDYFSTLRLKVGENNGVWALPDGDAYYVYQVRNFTSTDIAPEELHRIGLEEVARIETEMNEIFSSVGRTSGTISERFSALNNDPQFLYEDSDLGREKIIADYQVMIDEIDAGLGDYFDLKPKMGVEVRRVPEFKEQGSAGAYYNPPAMDGSRPGVFYANLRDVHETKKFGMRTLAYHEAVPGHHFQLAIAQELKGVPTFRKMGLFNAYSEGWALYSEKLAKEAGFQENPYDDLGRLQAEMFRAVRLVVDTGIHYKRWSREQAIEYMLEKTGMTESEVTTEIERYMVWPGQALAYKTGMLKILELRERAKEALGSQFDIRQFHNVVLTNGALPLAVLEQQVDQWIATNKS